A window of Psychromonas sp. CNPT3 contains these coding sequences:
- a CDS encoding RodZ domain-containing protein, with product MSSDKQNLPLGQALQNARMQREFSVQDVVEKLNIHKNIIENIEFSVEKILEEKKCSPIYLRGYLVNFARLVGLDDLDTFEEFTSLSALRKEKKVLAKPSLFTPALNKSQHTGAIFSTLVIMLLGALIVNYWQQIYDFSKFDININNSVELDEQAREIHNMAITIPVDNIEDESVVPSQADEKSLVKESAPIQKTEQSLKSEVSVKVANKETPKDIVENKPLLVSMSLTYSADCWTEIKDAKNKRVAFGLYKRGRVLTLQGEPPFQLKLGDPSVVEIQYQNEILKNNFESGKSAVFVLPMT from the coding sequence ATGAGCAGTGATAAACAGAATTTACCTCTTGGACAAGCGTTACAAAATGCACGGATGCAGCGTGAGTTTTCTGTTCAAGATGTCGTTGAAAAACTTAATATACATAAAAACATTATAGAAAACATTGAATTCTCTGTGGAAAAAATCCTCGAAGAAAAAAAGTGTTCACCTATTTATTTACGTGGATATTTAGTCAACTTTGCAAGGCTAGTGGGATTAGATGATCTTGACACGTTTGAAGAGTTTACTTCGTTAAGTGCGCTACGCAAAGAAAAAAAAGTACTTGCTAAACCCAGTCTGTTTACCCCCGCTCTTAATAAAAGTCAGCATACGGGGGCAATTTTTAGTACCTTGGTTATTATGTTGTTAGGTGCATTAATTGTGAATTATTGGCAACAAATATATGATTTTTCTAAATTTGATATAAATATAAATAATAGCGTTGAGCTAGATGAACAAGCTCGAGAGATCCATAATATGGCGATCACTATTCCTGTTGATAACATAGAGGATGAAAGTGTAGTGCCTTCTCAAGCGGATGAAAAATCTTTAGTCAAAGAAAGTGCACCAATACAAAAAACAGAACAAAGTCTTAAAAGTGAGGTCAGTGTCAAGGTAGCCAACAAAGAAACCCCCAAAGATATTGTAGAAAACAAGCCTCTTTTAGTTTCTATGTCGTTAACTTATTCTGCAGACTGTTGGACTGAGATCAAAGATGCTAAAAATAAACGCGTGGCATTTGGCTTATATAAAAGAGGGAGAGTGCTAACGTTACAAGGCGAGCCCCCTTTTCAGTTAAAATTAGGCGATCCGAGTGTTGTTGAAATACAATACCAAAACGAGATCCTTAAAAACAATTTTGAGTCTGGAAAAAGCGCAGTATTTGTATTACCAATGACTTGA
- a CDS encoding SIS domain-containing protein produces MNKTIQAHFAESIQTKIVAAEALPEAIEKAARALSEALLRGNKILVCGNGGAAALAQIFVAHLLNKYETDRPALPAIAITADSVLISAISTDSHFDEIYAKQLSAIAQSGDILLAISHGGNSRNMIRAVETALSKSIQLVVLNGVDGGELAGLLGSDDIEIRAPSDKGSRIEEIHLLVINCLSDLIDQQLFLKVE; encoded by the coding sequence ATAAATAAAACCATACAAGCTCATTTTGCAGAGAGCATTCAAACTAAAATAGTGGCTGCAGAAGCCTTACCCGAAGCCATAGAAAAAGCAGCAAGAGCACTCAGTGAAGCGTTGCTACGCGGCAATAAAATACTTGTTTGTGGTAATGGAGGCGCGGCTGCACTAGCACAAATATTTGTCGCTCATCTGCTTAACAAATATGAAACGGATCGCCCCGCTTTACCTGCCATTGCTATCACCGCTGATTCAGTCTTGATTTCTGCTATCTCAACAGACAGTCATTTTGATGAGATTTATGCAAAACAGCTTTCTGCGATTGCCCAAAGTGGCGATATCCTGCTGGCAATCAGCCATGGAGGCAATAGCCGAAATATGATCCGCGCTGTTGAAACTGCGCTCAGCAAATCCATTCAACTCGTCGTTTTAAATGGTGTTGATGGCGGTGAACTTGCAGGTCTATTAGGCTCTGATGATATCGAAATACGTGCCCCAAGTGATAAAGGCTCCCGTATTGAAGAGATCCACCTTCTGGTGATAAACTGTTTAAGTGATCTCATTGATCAACAACTTTTCTTAAAAGTAGAATAA
- a CDS encoding penicillin-binding protein activator, whose product MNFFTFKKTNYKLLTVALSFLLLSACSTSLSMRENTPPALFSQLENNATYYLEQTKVANDEARTPWQLVTLQALISEHKLILAQSLIEHLQKIPLDAPLTLSQNAHFTLLMADKFYAEKDFDNAQKALNQINKAILSPLALIHFYHLQIDLNITAEAHLEASENIFQLLPLLRDADDDELQKQHDSLLNQLALLSPDTLALLIQKSSNTTTETTQQAWYELAQIYQSYQLRPNQLLRKVNAWQTQYPAHPASDIIPSQLVNIDMLSPYTPKRIGVILPLSGRFELPGNALQTGFLDAYYKQIQQQKSNNTFNEAMSENIFFYDSQTQNMQEIEAQLRLDNIDFVVGPLLKENIQTLLPLIEDIPTLALNALSSEDDINALDDVQWHYAFPLSPEEEAKQAAELITYQQHKHPLVIAPKGSYGERVSLAFSQRWESLHPAEKKPIERHYFTSKRQLGTFVDSVLQNKASKRRILQMQAITLLPLETEVRSRRDIDAIYIISKRDELILLKPFIDVSVSPFAKTIPLYASSRSNSLDRSKQNKELSQLIFSDSPFLLAQNQKRLNAIQKEWKNKSFSTLRLYALGFDSYQLINQLVFLQHDPKATYNGAIGKLSVTKHNLVHAKLSWAKFENGVMFDVPAPTTAK is encoded by the coding sequence TTGAATTTTTTTACGTTTAAAAAAACTAATTATAAACTGTTAACTGTAGCATTAAGTTTTCTGCTATTAAGTGCATGTAGCACCTCGCTTTCAATGCGAGAAAACACCCCTCCAGCACTTTTTTCTCAATTAGAAAACAATGCGACTTATTATCTTGAGCAAACTAAAGTTGCTAATGATGAGGCGCGTACACCGTGGCAACTCGTCACATTACAAGCATTGATAAGTGAGCATAAATTAATACTGGCTCAGTCACTCATTGAGCACTTACAAAAAATACCTTTAGATGCACCTTTAACACTGTCTCAAAATGCCCATTTTACCCTTTTAATGGCAGATAAATTTTATGCAGAAAAAGATTTCGACAATGCGCAAAAGGCACTCAATCAAATTAATAAAGCAATTTTGTCTCCGCTTGCTTTAATACATTTTTATCATTTACAAATTGATTTAAATATCACAGCAGAAGCGCACTTAGAGGCATCTGAAAATATATTCCAGTTACTGCCACTATTAAGAGACGCGGACGATGACGAGCTACAAAAACAGCACGACAGTCTACTCAACCAACTTGCTTTATTGTCTCCTGATACTTTAGCCCTGCTAATACAAAAAAGTAGCAATACAACAACCGAGACTACGCAGCAAGCTTGGTACGAATTAGCTCAGATTTATCAAAGTTATCAATTACGCCCTAATCAGTTACTGCGTAAAGTAAATGCTTGGCAAACTCAATATCCTGCTCATCCGGCCTCTGACATTATTCCCTCTCAGTTAGTCAATATCGATATGTTAAGTCCTTATACTCCTAAAAGAATAGGCGTAATATTGCCCCTTTCAGGTCGTTTTGAATTACCTGGTAATGCACTGCAAACCGGTTTTTTAGATGCTTATTACAAGCAAATACAACAACAAAAAAGTAATAACACGTTTAATGAAGCAATGAGTGAAAACATATTCTTCTATGATAGCCAGACTCAAAACATGCAAGAAATTGAAGCACAACTTCGCCTTGATAATATTGATTTTGTGGTGGGCCCTCTGCTAAAAGAAAATATACAAACACTATTACCTTTAATTGAAGATATACCTACGCTAGCGCTTAATGCATTGAGCTCTGAAGATGATATTAACGCATTAGATGATGTGCAGTGGCATTATGCTTTCCCTCTTTCTCCTGAAGAAGAAGCGAAACAAGCAGCAGAGCTTATTACCTATCAACAGCATAAACATCCGTTAGTCATTGCACCAAAAGGATCTTATGGTGAGCGAGTTAGTTTGGCGTTTAGTCAGCGCTGGGAAAGCCTACACCCTGCAGAAAAAAAACCGATAGAGCGTCATTATTTTACGAGCAAACGTCAATTAGGCACCTTTGTAGACAGCGTATTACAAAATAAAGCCAGTAAACGCCGCATTTTACAAATGCAGGCGATCACTCTTCTGCCTTTAGAAACAGAAGTGCGCAGTCGCCGAGATATTGATGCTATTTATATTATTAGTAAACGTGATGAGCTTATTTTATTAAAACCTTTTATTGATGTATCGGTTAGCCCTTTTGCTAAAACAATTCCACTGTACGCAAGCTCTCGCAGTAATAGTTTAGATCGTAGCAAGCAAAATAAAGAGCTATCTCAGTTAATATTCTCTGATTCACCCTTTTTATTAGCCCAAAATCAGAAACGCTTAAATGCGATACAAAAAGAGTGGAAAAACAAATCTTTTAGTACACTACGCCTTTATGCATTAGGTTTTGATAGCTACCAACTCATCAACCAACTGGTATTTTTACAACATGATCCTAAAGCGACTTATAATGGTGCTATCGGTAAGCTTTCAGTCACTAAACATAATTTAGTACATGCGAAGCTCTCTTGGGCTAAATTTGAAAATGGGGTAATGTTTGACGTACCTGCGCCGACGACAGCCAAGTAA
- the ispG gene encoding flavodoxin-dependent (E)-4-hydroxy-3-methylbut-2-enyl-diphosphate synthase, producing MSHTSTIVRRLSKKIMVGNVAVGGDAPISVQSMTNTLTTDVDATVAQIQRLEAVGADLVRISIPTMNAAEAFKEIKKRTSLPLIADIHFDYRIALKVAEYGVDCLRINPGNIGNEQRIRSVVDCARHYNIPIRIGVNGGSLETDIQEKYGEPTAAALVESAMRHVDILQRLNFDEFKVSVKASDALLAVESYQLLAKEIQQPLHLGITEAGGLRSGSVKSAVGMGLLLAQGIGDTLRVSLAADPVEEIKVGFDILKSLRIRSRGINFIACPTCSRQEFDVIATVNELEKRLEDVIMPMDVSIIGCVVNGPGEALISDIGITGGRNKSGFYEDGKRQRDRFDNDKVIDQLEAKIRARISRTDPKNLIIKV from the coding sequence ATGAGCCATACCTCCACTATTGTGCGCCGCCTGTCAAAAAAGATCATGGTCGGTAATGTTGCTGTCGGTGGTGATGCACCGATAAGTGTGCAATCAATGACTAATACATTAACCACCGATGTTGATGCAACCGTTGCACAAATCCAACGTTTAGAAGCGGTGGGCGCAGATCTTGTTCGTATCTCTATACCTACAATGAATGCCGCTGAAGCTTTTAAAGAAATAAAAAAACGTACTTCTTTACCTTTAATTGCTGATATTCATTTTGATTATCGTATCGCCCTCAAAGTAGCGGAATATGGCGTAGACTGTTTACGTATTAACCCCGGAAACATTGGTAATGAACAACGCATTCGCAGTGTCGTTGATTGTGCCCGTCATTATAATATCCCCATTCGCATAGGTGTTAACGGCGGATCATTAGAAACCGATATTCAAGAAAAATATGGAGAGCCTACCGCTGCCGCTTTAGTGGAATCTGCAATGCGTCATGTGGATATTTTACAGCGTCTTAATTTTGATGAATTTAAAGTCAGTGTAAAGGCATCTGATGCACTATTGGCTGTTGAGTCTTATCAATTGCTGGCCAAAGAAATCCAACAACCCTTGCATTTAGGCATTACCGAAGCCGGTGGACTGCGCAGTGGTAGTGTTAAATCTGCTGTGGGCATGGGCCTGTTACTTGCGCAAGGCATTGGTGATACGTTACGCGTATCGTTAGCTGCTGACCCCGTTGAAGAAATCAAAGTTGGCTTTGATATTTTAAAATCACTGCGTATTCGTAGCCGAGGCATTAATTTTATTGCTTGCCCTACTTGCTCTCGCCAAGAGTTTGATGTTATTGCGACCGTGAATGAGCTAGAAAAGCGTTTAGAAGATGTGATCATGCCGATGGATGTTTCTATTATTGGCTGCGTTGTTAACGGTCCTGGTGAAGCTTTAATATCGGACATCGGCATTACCGGTGGACGCAATAAAAGTGGATTCTACGAAGATGGCAAGCGTCAAAGAGACCGTTTTGATAATGATAAGGTCATTGACCAATTAGAAGCTAAAATTCGTGCACGCATAAGTCGCACAGATCCTAAAAATTTGATTATAAAAGTTTAA
- a CDS encoding BON domain-containing protein, whose translation MKIYFKILSSVFLAFVLQGCAGGLIIAAGTAAYISSDERSVTEQFDDGKISSDALDTINQLNIARDDLRINLITNSGYLLVLGQVNDAQTKDNISKSLAKIDGIKEVYNQLRIQRPIDFSQQSKDSWITTKVKSQFTSDERVNPLKIKVITENSEVFLIAKIDSKMAKYATNIARNVDGVKKVNRVFQLSDEKKD comes from the coding sequence ATGAAAATATATTTTAAAATTTTATCTTCTGTATTTCTAGCATTCGTATTACAAGGTTGTGCAGGAGGACTTATCATCGCAGCCGGAACAGCAGCCTATATCAGCAGTGATGAACGCAGTGTCACAGAGCAGTTCGATGACGGGAAAATTTCAAGTGATGCGCTCGATACTATCAACCAATTAAACATTGCTCGTGATGATTTACGCATTAATTTAATTACCAACAGCGGTTATTTATTAGTACTGGGCCAAGTAAATGACGCGCAGACAAAAGATAATATTTCAAAGAGTCTTGCGAAAATTGATGGTATAAAAGAGGTATATAATCAACTTCGTATCCAACGCCCCATTGATTTTTCGCAGCAAAGTAAAGATTCTTGGATCACCACAAAAGTTAAAAGTCAGTTCACCAGCGACGAGCGAGTGAACCCATTAAAAATTAAAGTGATCACCGAAAATAGTGAAGTTTTCTTAATTGCAAAAATTGATAGCAAGATGGCAAAATATGCCACCAATATTGCACGTAATGTCGACGGCGTAAAAAAAGTAAATCGTGTATTTCAACTTTCTGATGAAAAAAAAGATTAA
- a CDS encoding YraN family protein: MTYLRRRQPSNAKGNKAEQQALLYLQEQGLVLLYRNYYCSYGEIDLIMRDKQTLVFIEVRYRKNNAFGGALASISPSKQRKIIATAAFFLAKQQNEYDCRFDAVAIDDSATSPQWIQGAFQA, encoded by the coding sequence TTGACGTACCTGCGCCGACGACAGCCAAGTAACGCTAAAGGCAATAAAGCAGAGCAACAAGCCTTACTCTATTTACAAGAGCAAGGCTTAGTGCTTCTTTATCGAAATTACTATTGCAGCTATGGCGAAATAGACTTGATCATGCGCGATAAACAAACGTTAGTCTTTATTGAAGTACGTTATAGAAAAAATAATGCATTTGGAGGTGCATTAGCCTCGATAAGCCCGTCAAAACAGCGTAAAATAATTGCAACCGCAGCCTTTTTTTTGGCAAAGCAACAAAATGAATACGATTGTCGCTTTGATGCTGTTGCTATTGATGATAGCGCCACCTCACCACAATGGATCCAAGGCGCTTTTCAAGCATAA
- the hisS gene encoding histidine--tRNA ligase: MAKKIQAIRGMNDTLPDQTPVWQKLESLLRQVVSSYGYSEIRMPLVESTALFKRSIGEVTDIVEKEMYTFDDNGDSLTLRPEGTASCVRAGNEHGLLYNQERRLWYTGPMFRHERPQKGRYRQFHQFGVETFGMASADIDAEVILLSARLWKALGINEHVELQINSLGSNVARAAYKEVLVAFLEKHEDQLDEDSKRRMKTNPMRVLDSKNPQVQALLVDAPKLSEHLDDESVEHFKQLQKYLDAAGIKYVINERLVRGLDYYNRTVFEWVTSSLGAQGTICAGGRYDGLVEQLGGKSTPAVGFAMGLERIVLMLNELELNKDIASDVDIYSVLVGENTDLAGFKMAEIIRTELPHLKMMHHCGAGNFKKQMKRADKSGARLALIIAEDELQGNSVTIKDLSGKIDQQTVDMDSLLTVLPTYF; encoded by the coding sequence GTGGCAAAGAAGATCCAAGCTATACGAGGAATGAATGATACTCTTCCTGATCAAACCCCTGTTTGGCAAAAATTAGAATCACTATTACGACAAGTAGTAAGCAGTTATGGTTATTCTGAAATTCGGATGCCACTGGTAGAAAGTACGGCTTTATTTAAACGTTCAATTGGTGAAGTGACTGATATCGTTGAAAAAGAGATGTATACCTTTGATGATAACGGTGACAGTTTAACGCTTCGCCCTGAAGGCACTGCATCTTGTGTTCGCGCAGGCAATGAACATGGTTTATTGTACAATCAAGAACGTCGCCTATGGTACACCGGCCCGATGTTTCGTCATGAACGCCCACAAAAAGGTCGCTATCGTCAATTTCACCAATTTGGTGTAGAAACCTTTGGTATGGCAAGTGCCGATATCGACGCGGAAGTTATTTTACTTTCAGCGCGATTATGGAAAGCGCTCGGCATTAATGAGCATGTTGAATTACAAATTAATTCATTAGGATCAAATGTTGCACGTGCGGCTTACAAAGAAGTCTTAGTTGCATTTTTAGAGAAGCATGAAGACCAATTAGACGAAGACAGTAAACGCCGTATGAAAACCAATCCTATGCGCGTTTTAGACAGTAAAAATCCGCAAGTACAGGCTCTTCTTGTCGATGCGCCTAAATTATCTGAACATTTAGATGATGAATCAGTTGAGCATTTTAAACAGCTACAAAAATATTTAGATGCTGCCGGCATTAAATATGTTATCAATGAACGTCTTGTCCGTGGCCTTGATTACTATAACCGTACTGTTTTTGAATGGGTAACATCAAGCTTGGGCGCACAAGGAACAATTTGTGCCGGTGGTCGTTATGATGGTTTAGTAGAACAATTAGGGGGTAAATCGACGCCAGCTGTCGGCTTTGCGATGGGCCTTGAACGTATTGTTTTAATGTTAAATGAACTTGAACTCAATAAAGATATCGCATCAGATGTTGATATTTATAGTGTGTTAGTGGGCGAAAACACAGATCTTGCTGGATTTAAAATGGCAGAAATAATTCGCACTGAATTACCACACCTTAAAATGATGCATCATTGTGGCGCGGGTAACTTTAAAAAACAGATGAAACGTGCAGATAAAAGTGGCGCACGATTAGCGTTGATCATTGCAGAAGATGAATTACAAGGTAACAGCGTCACAATAAAAGACTTATCAGGTAAAATAGATCAACAAACAGTTGATATGGATAGCTTACTTACTGTATTACCTACTTATTTTTAA
- the der gene encoding ribosome biogenesis GTPase Der: protein MLPVIALVGRPNVGKSTLFNRLTRTRDALVADFPGLTRDRKYGQAKLDEDEFIVIDTGGITGDEEGIDSLMAGQSLLAIDEADAVLFMVDARVGLMVADQAIADHLRKQEKKVFIVANKTDGIDADSACAEFYALGLGEVYHIAAAHGKGVRKMIDTALDGFFDHSEDLDDAEFDLDPELIEDDEEKLLREQQRLADLPIKLAIIGKPNVGKSTLINRILGEERVVVFDQPGTTRDSIYIPMSRDDREYILIDTAGVRKRKKVNETVEKFSVIKTLKAIEDANVVLLVIDARDGIAEQDLCLLGYTLNSGRSLVIAVNKWDGMTDYDKERVKTELDRRLGFIDFAKIHFISALHGTGVGHLYESVEEAYDSSTKRISTSMLTRIMTMAVDDHNPPMVQSRRVKLRYAHAGGYNPPLIVIHGNQVKKLPDSYKRYLMNYFRRSLRIMGTPIRIEFREGTNPFEGRRNKLTPNQMHKRKRMMKFHNKKKK from the coding sequence ATGTTACCAGTGATAGCCTTAGTGGGGCGCCCAAATGTGGGTAAATCAACACTATTTAACCGTTTAACACGCACAAGAGATGCTCTTGTTGCTGATTTTCCTGGTTTAACGCGCGATCGTAAATACGGTCAAGCAAAGCTTGATGAAGATGAATTTATTGTTATCGATACGGGTGGTATCACCGGTGATGAAGAGGGTATTGACTCTTTAATGGCTGGCCAATCATTACTTGCTATTGATGAAGCGGATGCCGTGCTATTTATGGTCGACGCGCGTGTTGGTCTAATGGTGGCAGATCAAGCCATTGCAGATCATTTGCGCAAGCAAGAGAAAAAAGTATTTATAGTGGCAAATAAAACTGATGGCATTGATGCTGACAGTGCTTGTGCTGAATTTTATGCCCTTGGATTGGGAGAGGTTTACCACATTGCGGCTGCACACGGCAAAGGTGTGCGTAAAATGATTGATACCGCTTTAGATGGCTTTTTTGACCATTCTGAAGATCTTGATGACGCTGAGTTTGATCTTGATCCTGAACTTATTGAAGATGATGAAGAAAAACTGTTAAGAGAGCAACAGCGTTTAGCTGACTTGCCGATTAAACTTGCCATTATTGGTAAACCTAATGTGGGTAAATCGACACTGATCAACCGTATTTTAGGTGAAGAGCGTGTGGTTGTTTTCGATCAACCCGGCACTACACGTGACAGTATTTATATTCCGATGAGCCGAGACGATCGTGAGTATATTTTAATTGATACTGCGGGCGTACGTAAGCGTAAAAAAGTGAATGAAACGGTTGAGAAGTTTTCAGTCATTAAAACATTGAAAGCGATTGAAGATGCGAATGTTGTCTTATTAGTGATTGATGCACGTGACGGTATTGCAGAGCAAGATCTTTGTTTATTAGGTTACACGTTAAATTCAGGTCGCTCATTGGTGATTGCCGTTAATAAATGGGATGGCATGACCGATTACGATAAAGAGCGTGTAAAAACGGAGTTAGATCGTCGTTTAGGCTTTATCGATTTTGCTAAAATTCATTTTATCTCAGCATTGCACGGCACAGGTGTTGGGCATTTATATGAGTCTGTTGAAGAAGCTTATGACTCGTCAACTAAGCGTATTTCAACCTCTATGTTGACGCGTATTATGACGATGGCTGTAGATGATCATAATCCACCAATGGTACAAAGTCGCCGCGTAAAATTACGTTATGCACATGCCGGCGGTTACAATCCACCATTGATTGTTATCCATGGTAATCAGGTTAAAAAATTACCTGATTCATACAAACGTTATTTAATGAATTACTTCCGTCGTTCATTGCGTATTATGGGCACACCAATTCGTATTGAATTTCGTGAAGGTACTAACCCATTTGAAGGGCGTCGTAATAAGCTAACGCCAAATCAAATGCATAAGCGTAAGCGTATGATGAAGTTCCACAATAAGAAGAAAAAATAA
- a CDS encoding YfgM family protein, which produces MVDIIEGYETEEQQVDAIKGWWKKNGNTFIITALVVLASLWGWRFYHSSAATSQEEVSQEYTDMMIKFTAQGSNKDFTVIEKFISANSGNNYALLASLSLVKEAVLQKDFNLAKTQLKQLQVSDYSESLNPVINLRLARVEAQLKEYDHALETLALISEKSFMAQVEQARGSVYLLQNDLENARLAFKRGIEASQGRIDPLLQLQFNDLTLEQADSVSAPVLDK; this is translated from the coding sequence GTGGTTGATATTATCGAAGGTTATGAAACAGAAGAACAGCAAGTTGATGCCATCAAAGGATGGTGGAAAAAAAATGGTAATACTTTTATTATTACAGCCTTAGTTGTTTTAGCTTCATTGTGGGGATGGCGTTTTTATCATTCTTCGGCGGCAACTTCTCAAGAGGAAGTGTCACAAGAATATACAGATATGATGATCAAGTTTACCGCACAAGGTTCAAATAAAGATTTTACTGTAATTGAGAAATTTATCAGTGCCAACAGTGGTAATAATTATGCGCTGTTAGCAAGCCTTTCTTTAGTCAAAGAAGCGGTACTACAAAAAGACTTTAATTTAGCTAAAACACAATTAAAACAATTACAAGTCAGCGATTATTCTGAGTCATTAAATCCAGTGATCAATTTACGTTTGGCGCGCGTAGAAGCGCAACTAAAAGAATATGATCATGCTCTTGAAACATTAGCGTTGATCTCTGAAAAAAGTTTTATGGCACAAGTTGAGCAAGCACGAGGATCTGTTTACTTATTACAAAATGATTTAGAAAACGCACGTCTTGCTTTTAAACGTGGCATTGAAGCAAGCCAAGGGCGAATCGATCCTTTGTTACAGTTACAATTTAATGATCTAACGCTTGAACAAGCAGATAGTGTATCCGCACCTGTTCTTGATAAATAG
- a CDS encoding zinc ribbon domain-containing protein has translation MQLDCPRCKQPVIRTGPLERQCQYCQVNFKLQIDCQDCGDELERLQACGAVNFWCHKCNELKSKKTAIYHLLEV, from the coding sequence ATGCAATTAGATTGTCCGCGATGCAAGCAACCCGTTATACGCACAGGGCCGTTAGAGCGCCAGTGTCAGTATTGCCAAGTTAATTTTAAACTGCAGATTGACTGCCAAGATTGTGGCGATGAGTTAGAGCGCCTTCAAGCTTGTGGCGCCGTTAATTTTTGGTGTCATAAGTGTAATGAGTTGAAGAGTAAAAAAACGGCGATTTATCATTTGTTAGAAGTATAA
- the bamB gene encoding outer membrane protein assembly factor BamB codes for MKQRINKLVCMGLGALLLSGCSVFSGDEDVVKMAELPIFEASYQPKIAWEDSVGSGIDKYYSQLQPVADEDFVYVASRDGRVKAFAAQSGKSLWSVNFAKHESNKLNRSARFSGGISLAGDMLLIGTENAQVFALDKYTGDLLWLAKVRGEVIAQPVYASGIVIIHTSRGDLTALDSVTGEELWTLTNKLPKLTLRGSATPVIAQGGIVYGRADGFIATTLLKNGQPLWQLPVARPFGATELDRIVDVDMAPIVHNGIIYILAYNGNLLAIDLLKGQQLWSKEYSGYNALALSGKTLFLTDQRGYIFAVDSDSGEQLWVNKQLTYRNLTGVSIANQYIVVGDAQGYLHWLNREDGHFVAQQLIDSDGLYSAPYETNNYLYLQTRSGKIVAIEKPLFNKN; via the coding sequence ATGAAGCAACGCATAAATAAACTCGTTTGTATGGGACTTGGCGCTCTGTTACTGAGTGGGTGCTCTGTTTTTTCAGGTGATGAAGATGTCGTTAAAATGGCGGAGCTTCCTATTTTTGAGGCGAGCTATCAACCTAAGATCGCTTGGGAAGACAGTGTGGGATCGGGTATTGATAAGTATTACTCACAATTGCAACCGGTTGCGGATGAAGACTTTGTTTACGTGGCATCTCGCGATGGCCGAGTAAAAGCGTTTGCTGCGCAAAGTGGAAAATCACTTTGGTCAGTCAATTTTGCAAAGCATGAAAGTAATAAACTCAATCGCTCAGCGCGCTTTTCTGGTGGCATAAGCCTTGCCGGAGATATGCTGTTGATTGGCACTGAAAATGCGCAAGTTTTTGCCTTAGATAAATATACGGGTGACTTGTTGTGGCTTGCTAAAGTCCGTGGTGAGGTGATAGCCCAACCCGTTTATGCATCAGGGATCGTGATAATACATACGAGTCGAGGTGATTTGACGGCGTTAGACAGTGTTACAGGTGAAGAGCTTTGGACATTAACAAATAAGCTACCTAAGCTAACATTGCGAGGCAGTGCAACGCCGGTAATAGCGCAAGGTGGTATAGTTTATGGACGTGCCGATGGGTTTATTGCAACAACCTTGCTTAAAAATGGTCAACCACTTTGGCAACTTCCTGTCGCTCGACCTTTTGGTGCAACGGAATTAGATCGTATCGTTGATGTGGATATGGCGCCAATTGTACATAATGGTATTATTTATATATTAGCTTATAACGGTAATCTATTAGCGATTGATTTACTTAAAGGTCAGCAACTTTGGTCAAAAGAATATTCTGGATATAATGCGTTAGCGTTATCTGGAAAAACATTATTTCTTACCGACCAGCGCGGTTATATTTTTGCTGTCGATAGTGACAGTGGTGAGCAACTATGGGTTAATAAGCAATTAACTTACCGTAATTTAACGGGAGTGAGTATTGCTAACCAATATATTGTGGTTGGTGATGCACAAGGTTATCTACATTGGTTAAATAGAGAAGATGGGCACTTTGTTGCACAACAACTCATTGATTCAGATGGCCTATATAGCGCACCGTATGAAACAAATAATTATCTGTATTTACAGACGCGTAGTGGTAAAATAGTGGCAATCGAAAAGCCGTTGTTTAATAAGAATTAG